In Mangifera indica cultivar Alphonso chromosome 7, CATAS_Mindica_2.1, whole genome shotgun sequence, the genomic window ttatcaaagtcATATTTATAgggtaaaaaattaaactcaagtgGAGAAGATTTGATTCTTCACTCTTCGGGTCtctttatcaaagataaagagatttatgttaaatcattatttatatattagtcATTGATTTAgagtagagaaaaaaaattatcaatacaaaagatagtaataaaaagaaaaaaaaataactctagaatttttgaaaagataatgtgaatttttaaaattaaaaaattttaaatataaataaaattactaatttttaaacctaaaaaattatatatatatatatattttaatattattaataaaataataattttacttatgcttttaataaaaaattttaaccccaACTAACTTGTATgtgaaattttaagttttttaaactccataaatataattttaagaaagTATTAAAACTAGTCTTTGgccttaattaatttattaattataataccaaattattatatatatattttaaataatataaatatttattatattttttaaatataaaatataactttaaatatattaattacataattcatattttattatataaacaaaaaattaattataaattattaaatttaaataatttttaattttaacaaatttaattaatttttaaatattaatatttttatataaattaaattaaattataaaatcataatttaatcaattaaactgagcaatttaatctgattttaaaaacaattccTAAAATCATTGAATAGTTTCAAGAGGTCTCAAAGATCTGCGTATGCCATTATTCAGATCAATAATTAAGAGACAGTTACTAAATTTAAGATTTGGTTACTACCAAGGATTGAAAAGCTGAACGGGATCGGCCGGTTAGACGGGGTGGACTATGAACTGATACTGTTTACAGATTTTGTAGCAAACAGaactatttttcacttaaaatcgGTTTGGACTGCAGGCGAACTATCAGTTCAAACCAGGTCAGTGTCCAATCCGGTTCAGACGGTTCACTGTTTGGGTTTCAATataaacagtttttttttttctcaattccTCTGCCGACAAATTTTTCCAGCCGCTGACGTTACTTTCTGTAATTGTTTTGGCTCCTTTGCCGACGACTTTGTTCACAGTTAAAGACGGGTGACGCCCCAACGGCAGTGGAGGACGACGACAGCTGTTTCTGGGCTGCTACAGTGGACGACGTGTTCTGTAAACCACTATAATTTCAGCCGTTGACGACAATTTCTCAGGGATGACGGTTGACGACGACAAAGTCCGGTTGCTACTGTATACGGCTTTTCTTCTTCAACGGCAACTGTAGGATAATGGTGGTAGGATATGCCgaggtatatatatattataacttttgtAAAGCTGTGTGTAAAGGGTTAAggttatataaatttatctgaAACTGCAGAAATTAACTTCAGTGGCTGGAAAAATTCTTGGTTAGTGTTAACGTAATACAGTTTTGTTTGGCTGACCGATAACGCATATGTTTATTGGATTAGATTTGTTTAATccatatattttgtttcgataAAAATTAGtcgttattatttattaaatttatgtttaataatatatatatattttattaattgtaaaaaatatgtataatataaaatttattgtgtaaagtatatataattacacataatttttttagcttttatataaaactgaaattttgaaCGAATTGATTAGTTAAACTGATTTGACCAATCTGATCAAAACTAATAGCACTACCGTAAAAGAGCAGTTAATTCGGGCATGTAGatgataatttcaattttcaatataatacTATAAACAAATGTTTGGGCTGAGAACCCGAAGTCAATCCTTGACCTATGGGCCTGGAATCATAGTTGAGCCCATGGAGAATTTGGGTGGGATGTCAGTTGTCACAGCCTCCTTCAGAGCTGAGGCAAGAGTAGACTTAATGGGCCAGGAGACAATCGGCTTAGAGGGTCCAAAATTCTCAAGTTAAAAAGAGCCAGGCCAGGCATCATATGAGAATGAGTTTGTGTATATCAGTAGAACACATTTATGACTTTTCCTTCCTTCTGCAGCAAGGATAATGTGCTTAACTAATCCAAGTAAAGCCAattcattccccaacaaaatgCTGGCATTGGCCTCGAGCAGTTAGTATACACACAGTCAATTGCGctataagaaataaaatgatgattcgAAGTAAGGTTTAATGGCAAAATGCAGGGATACTCGTAATGTGGTTGAGAGTCTAATGGCATTCTTTATTTACCTACAGACTTTGTATAACAAGAAGAGGTATCCACTAGAAgaataaaatacaaaacatataaaattattctctGTATCCCAGTAGCATATAAACAGTAGAACTACGATGACTTCCATTACAAACAAGTACTATCTACAAAAATAATTCCTTTAATGTGTATGTGTAGAGGTTATTTCTGTATAACCTGGAAACTTATGTATAGGAAGCAGCAAACTGAACTAGGCATGAGGCAACATATGTATACAGTACAATCACATAATAGTTAGGTATCAGATAATCAAGTGACGGTGGTACCAGAAATCTCGAGCACCACTTATTTATACTAGTTTTGCAAAACCAAAACCAGCGACAACATCAGAAGTGCCAACAAATAATAAGTCCTGAGGAAATTTGAGCCAGCTGCAAATGAAACAGGCATAATGGGAACACGTTTGAGCTTCAGTTTTATGCATTGATGCAGATTAATACATTAACAAACAGATCACAAGCTTCTTCTTAAGGCAAAAGGAAAGTAGCACAATATGTgcttataaattttcaaacttaccTTGATTTTTACCATCATCAGCCAATGCAGGAGCTGGTGGTGGAGATTGAGAAATTCCCAGGTTCGCACAATCCAATCCAATAGCACCTGAAATTAATAACCAAATTTGCTAATACGTTTTTTTTTAAGCATAGAACTAGATCATTATATGCCTAAACAATTTAACCTAAAGTGTGCCTCTCAGTTATGTTATCTTACATTCATTGTAGCATGGAAAAGCAGACGTGTTAAGAAGATTATAATAACCCGGATCACATTCACAACTGTATGAGAAATTTGATGTCCTGTTGCATGATCCACCTCCACAATTGGTCCAGTGGCAGACTATATAATCAAAACTCAATGAATTAGTACCATGACACCAGCTGATGACAAGCAAGAGTAATAGTGTAAATGTTGTGGTGCTTACTGTCAAAGATTGACAGGTTAGTGGATGATTTCTTTTGAACAGGAGAAGGTGCTGCCATGCAACTGTAATTCAGTGTACCTAGAAAGCCAAAGTATCAGCATCAACAAAAACCAGAAATAAAAATTGCAGTTGATCATATATCATAAAGTCCAAGTATGCAGCATTAAACAACTAAAAAACTCACAATCTTTAACTTTGATACGATATTTCGATTAAATCTTACAAGTGTTTCTACATCTCATTTAAGAAATACACCAAATCTCACCATATACACCAGCAAATTTCTTTCTAGGCAAGAATGGTAAATTAAAGGGATTTGACTCCATTTTACTTCCCAACGCACACAACCACCGCCCGCGCCCgccgcccccccccccccccccaaacccaAACAACAAGATATTGGCATTGCCAACTTCAACATTTGACTCCTGTTGGCAAAGAATCTAGTCCATTAGTCTTACCTCTATTTCTAGTTATTAATTGATCCATGATTTTTTCActgaatttaattgaaatctCTAGACAGTCATAAACTAGATTATGCTTCATAACTATCAACTATTACAATGTATAAACTTGTTTCCAAATCTTCAAGAACATGTCTATCTACATAGGGAGTCAGAGACAGAGAGTGCTCACAATTGGGAATTACGCAAGGAAGAAACTTGAACTGATTATTGTCATCCGAAATGGTCTGCATCCACCCAGGATAACACACACAGTCATAAAAGATTGTGCTATTCGTAGAAGGCTGGCACTTTCCTTGTCCACATTCCGCTTGTTCGCACACATTATCTGCAcccaataatcaaaacaatcacACAAGAATGACATCAGTCCTTGAAATAAAGGTCGACCCAGATGCTAAAAAGTAGTAATATCAATATAGATGGTAAGAAACAGACCGAAAGCAGGCGCGAGAATCGGAGGCAAGAGACTGCTTGGAGTAGCCATAGGTTGCAGAGCAACAACAAGAAGGAATCCAAGAAGGGCTGTGGCAATGACAGAAGCCATGTCTAATTTCTAGAATATAAGGGAGCAGAGATCAGCGAAAGAGTGGAGCAAAGATTGTTAATGAATGGTGAGATATACATGGAGCCTGAAACCCAGTTGACTTTTGGGATGGGCCTTGAAAATCTAATTAAGATCCTCCATAACTTTGTTTTCGTGTTTGGATTCAAAagcaataaaaatgaaaaacgtGTCTGACCTGAACATTGAGCGATCGCGTGTTGGATTCACATGTGCACATGTTACTCTTTTTCTGTgcatatgtaaaattatattttctttctcttttcatttaaaCTGTGCAAATCTAAAGCAATTTTCTTGTGGGTTTAAACCAAGAATCGCTATTACAAAATTAGCACTttatatagattatataattagattaaaatctTGATGAatcttttgtaatttatttattctactaattcataactaaaaattataatcagACTGTTTATGATTATACATACATGAAAACAtgtttgatgaagattttggaGAAAGTTTCAGACTTTcgagaatttttttcatttgaagcAAGATAGAATTTTGAGCTTGTTGGGGGCAAAAATCTCCATATTTagttacaataatattatttgtgtattttttgctttaattgTTTCAAAGTCCAATGATATTTCCTTGCTTGTAGAAAGAGAACAAGTTGGAATTTCTTATCCATGATGTTAGAGTCTATTTCTCATTAAGAAACTTGACAATAAAGTTCTGCAATCTTTCTTGAAATGGCCTCAGTTTTCTGCATGATGATCCTCCGCATCTCCCACACCGAAGCTAATTCAATGCATTTATCAGGGCTGTGCATCTCTCATTATATCACGTTTAAAGTTGGGTTCTTGGGAAGGATTTTGGATCCTACTGGGCGGTGTTGCAAAAGGAGTGGGGATCAGTTCTTCTTCCATCCTGTTTTAATGCGTTTTCATTCTAAACTTCCGGCTACCAAATATAGATAAAAGATGTGATCACTTATAAGCagatatttctcatttttaGGTGACAAAAGTCAAGAAGTTAACCATATCATAAATACGAATCTGACTTTTCTGAAAAGTGAAAGAACTTAATTTCCTGGGCTTCATACAAATATCACTCCTTTCAGTTGAACCTCTCTTCATTCtggattataaataaacaagaGATGAAATGTTTTCTAGTCTTTTCTGTCACTGTTCAGCTCATTTAACCTTTGCTCatattttgaagtaaaaaattttgtttaagtcAGACTAACCTGCTCTATCGAGGAATTCAATTTTGCCATGATGTGAACCATCACATGGTTAAATTCAGGTCCTAGTCCATCGATCTATGACCAAGATTATGAGTTCTTCCTCTGTAATCAAATGTCTACTAGCAAAATTTCCTTCGTTCATTTACTCACACTTAAAAGCCCTTTTTTCAGGGTTTATAacgttatttttaaatttatgacccTAACTTGTAGGTCATGTCGAGCTCGCAAACTCTCTGAGTTATTTGGAGATTTAAAAGTTGGCTTAGAAACCAAtcgaacaaataaaaaataaaaatatatataaagtgacATGTTCATACTTTAAAgatctataaaaatatattttaaagtctTTAAATCGTGCCTTAGGTTTTATCGTATTGTGGACCGACACAACCTTTAATATCAATCATTTGATGGGCCATAGCCGAGCCTGGCGTGGCCCTGGTGTTTTGTTCTTTTACTGGTGTTGTAGAACGAAGCTGAACACTATGATTTGGGATGTCTATTATTTCAGTTGATA contains:
- the LOC123220411 gene encoding uncharacterized protein LOC123220411, coding for MASVIATALLGFLLVVALQPMATPSSLLPPILAPAFDNVCEQAECGQGKCQPSTNSTIFYDCVCYPGWMQTISDDNNQFKFLPCVIPNCTLNYSCMAAPSPVQKKSSTNLSIFDICHWTNCGGGSCNRTSNFSYSCECDPGYYNLLNTSAFPCYNECAIGLDCANLGISQSPPPAPALADDGKNQAGSNFLRTYYLLALLMLSLVLVLQN